Proteins from a genomic interval of Phaseolus vulgaris cultivar G19833 unplaced genomic scaffold, P. vulgaris v2.0 scaffold_15, whole genome shotgun sequence:
- the LOC137817042 gene encoding zinc transporter ZTP29, giving the protein MDSQVAVALALSLVGGVSTSIGALVVIVNQAPNLKMLGLLQGFAAGLMLSISFFDLAHNALNSLGFLKGNLWFFAGVIFFGIVASFIPEPTLAPTSDVKGKKKKGDEGGKDTLKKHRRQVLFSGIVTAVGISLHNFPEGMAVFLGSMKGLRVGINLALAIALHNIPEGVAVALPVYFATQSKWQAFKLATLSGFAEPLGVIIVAYLFPSSLSPEILEGLLGSVGGVMAFLTLHEMLPLAFDYAGQKQSVKAVFLGMAFMSASLYFLSISLPEDLSL; this is encoded by the exons ATGGATTCTCAGGTTGCCGTAGCTCTTGCTCTTTCACTTGTTGGTGGTGTCAGCACTTCTATCG GTGCACTTGTTGTGATTGTTAATCAGGCTCCCAATTTGAAGATGCTTGGGCTACTACAG GGTTTTGCTGCTGGTTTGATGCTTAGCATATCGTTCTTTGATTTGGCTCACAATGCTTTGAACTCACTGGGCTTCTTGAAAGGCAACCTTTGG TTTTTTGCTGGGGTAATATTCTTTGGTATTGTGGCCAGTTTTATCCCAGAGCCAACTCTTGCTCCCACTTCTGATGTGAAAGGCAAAAAG AAAAAGGGGGATGAAGGAGGCAAGGATACTTTGAAAAAGCATCGCCGACAGGTTTTATTCAGTGGAATTGTTACAGCCGTAG GCATAAGTTTGCACAATTTTCCAGAAGGAATGGCAGTGTTCCTAGGATCCATGAAG GGCCTCCGTGTTGGCATCAACTTAGCATTAGCCATTGCTCTGCACAATATCCCAGAG GGTGTTGCTGTTGCACTTCCTGTTTATTTTGCAACACAAAG TAAATGGCAGGCGTTCAAATTAGCAACACTTTCTGGCTTCGCCGAACCCCTGGGAGTTATAATTGTAG CCTATCTATTCCCTAGCAGCTTAAGTCCTGAGATTCTGGAAGGTTTACTCGGATCAG TTGGTGGAGTTATGGCTTTTTTGACCCTTCATGAAATGTTGCCATTGGCTTTTGATTATGCGGGACAGAAGCAATCTGTTAAGGCTGTCTTTTTGGGGATGGCTTTCATGTCTGCAAG CCTATATTTTCTAAGTATCAGTTTACCCGAGGACTTGAGCTTGTAG
- the LOC137817035 gene encoding IRK-interacting protein-like: protein MAATATAKSLQNHNNQSINGNNPEITREEIQTAIAKAVELRALHAALTQGSSPGTTNVRFPSPSTGSHLCVQDYPVFTPSYEEETRQNLTRSRTISESWDENGVDGAPSDYKEKSSSRKGLPFGFGNHDSHMCPSDDSKSMSGSCANHITVLQTSPANDYFKFRRRKSSGDLRPVSSCNRCNPAVITTEYENTRISRSSNIVVPLTDSHASFQTQPKHKGVISWLFPKFKKKHKNVSSPARTESEEVSQVVKDMRIMSVESLKRELMEANDSRDAALMEVSEMRSSLGDLKQKLEYLESYCEELKKALRQAIFTKETTHSENFNNSPHRGTPFDGNGENLIPVGEDVMVEGFLQIVSESRLSVKQFCKTLICQIEETDHSLMDNLNLLLQPYKLSLNSKYSKAVLYHFEAFINQSFYQDFENSVFLKNGCTKLLDPRQDRQAQFSSFVALRNLSWNEVLRKGTKYYSEEFSKFCDQKMSCIITTLNWTRPWPEQLLQAFFVAAKCIWLLHLLAFSFNPSLGILRVEENRSFDPHFMEDLVTDRQRSQGPSRVKIMVMPGFYVQDRILRCRVICRHKSAP, encoded by the exons ATGGCTGCAACTGCAACAGCAAAAAGTTTACAGAACCATAACAACCAAAGCATCAATGGCAACAACCCCGAGATAACAAGGGAAGAAATCCAAACTGCCATAGCCAAAGCAGTGGAACTAAGGGCCCTTCATGCTGCATTAACACAAGGAAGTAGTCCGGGCACAACCAACGTTAGATTCCCATCACCTTCCACTGGTTCTCACCTCTGTGTCCAAGATTATCCTGTTTTCACACCA AGTTATGAAGAGGAGACACGTCAGAACCTAACAAGGAGCAGAACAATATCAGAGAGTTGGGATGAGAATGGGGTAGATGGAGCACCCTCAGATTACAAGGAGAAATCAAGTTCAAGAAAGGGGCTACCTTTTGGATTTGGCAATCATGACTCTCACATGTGTCCTTCTGATGATAGCAAATCTATGAGTGGTTCTTGTGCAAATCATATCACTGTTCTCCAAACATCGCCTGCAAATGACTACTTCAAATTCAGGAGGAGAAAGAGTTCAGGGGACCTGAGGCCTGTGTCTTCCTGCAATAGGTGCAATCCTGCTGTCATAACTACCGAATATGAGAACACAAGGATCAGTAGGAGCTCCAACATTGTTGTCCCCCTCACAGATTCTCATGCTTCTTTTCAAACCCAACCAAAACATAAAGGGGTGATTTCCTGGTTGTTCCCTAAGTTCAAGAAGAAGCATAAGAATGTGAGTTCCCCAGCTAGAACAGAATCTGAGGAAGTCTCTCAGGTTGTCAAAGACATGAGAATAATGTCAGTTGAGTCACTGAAGAGGGAACTGATGGAAGCAAATGACAGCAGAGATGCTGCCTTGATGGAAGTTTCTGAGATGAGATCTTCACTGGGGGACCTGAAACAAAAACTTGAGTATTTGGAGAGTTATTGTGAagagttgaagaaagctttgagGCAAGCAATTTTCACCAAAGAAACCACACATTCTGAAAATTTTAACAACTCTCCCCATAGAGGAACACCCTTTGATGGAAATGGGGAAAATTTGATTCCTGTGGGTGAGGATGTTATGGTGGAGGGCTTCTTGCAGATAGTGTCAGAATCAAGGTTATCAGTGAAGCAATTCTGCAAGACCCTTATATGCCAGATTGAAGAAACCGATCATTCTTTGATGGACAACTTGAACTTGCTCCTTCAACCATATAAACTCTCCTTGAATTCCAAATACTCAAAGGCAGTTCTATACCATTTTGAAGCCTTCATAAACCAGTCATTCTACCAAGACTTTGAGAACAGTGTGTTCCTAAAGAATGGTTGCACAAAACTCTTAGACCCTAGACAGGATCGTCAAGCACAATTCTCATCCTTTGTTGCACTTAGGAATTTGAGCTGGAATGAGGTGCTCAGAAAGGGCACTAAGTATTACAGTGAAGAGTTTAGCAAATTCTGCGACCAGAAAATGAGTTGCATCATCACTACACTGAATTGGACTAGGCCTTGGCCTGAGCAACTGCTTCAGGCTTTCTTTGTGGCAGCAAAGTGCATATGGTTGCTACATTTGCTGGCCTTTTCTTTCAACCCTTCATTGGGAATTTTAAGGGTTGAAGAGAATAGAAGCTTTGATCCTCACTTTATGGAGGATCTGGTGACTGATAGACAGAGATCACAAGGTCCAAGCCGGGTTAAGATCATGGTGATGCCAGGGTTCTATGTTCAGGATAGGATCTTGAGGTGTAGAGTTATTTGCAGGCACAAATCTGCACCCTAA
- the LOC137816999 gene encoding pre-mRNA-splicing factor ATP-dependent RNA helicase DEAH7: protein MEKDRACSEVVDINKTTTTLEPEKPTRGGLCVSGKDRVVYVPQERKSRLGLDALASAKRGGTHYDGGFKLPKERTISIAASAEDEDKSESTVVEESEQGAIVSTHRHTRRYRETTHAGSSVTEDHYGDTSKIRSTEQVVSNVPPSPSGGYDREDNRNERRHFRDDSRTGSGRVRHRNYYESKGGSYSERDSHSRYDRDNGRKRSRYEDSRRTPGRSDWDDGRWDWGESPRRDSVSSSRRHQPSPSPMFLGASPDARLVSPWLGGNTPHSSFNSSSPWDHVSPSPIPIRASGYSAKSSSVSRHSGRSHQLNFSSESSNTFQDEVADKSDLGEDHKYEITESMRLEMEYDADRAWYDREEGGTLFDGDNSSLFLGDEASFQKKEAELAKRLVRRDGTKMSLAQSKKLSQLTADNAQWEDRQLLRSGAVRGTEIQTEFDDEEEHRVILLVHDTKPPFLDGRVVFTKQAEPIMPLKDPTSDMAIISRKGSTLVREIHEKQSMNKSRQRFWELAGSKLGDILGVEKTAEQIDADTAEVGEDGEIDFKEEAKFSQHLKKGGEAVSDFAKSKTIAEQRQYLPIFSVREDLLQVVRENQVVVVVGETGSGKTTQLTQYLHEDGYTIGGIVGCTQPRRVAAMSVAKRVSEEMDTELGDKVGYAIRFEDVTGPSTIIKYMTDGVLLRETLKDSDLDKYRVIVMDEAHERSLNTDVLFGILKKVVAQRRDFKLIVTSATLNAQKFSNFFGSVPIYNIPGRTFPVNILWSKTPVEDYVEGAVKQAMTIHITSPPGDILIFMTGQDEIEAACYALAERMEQMMSSSNKVVPKLLILPIYSQLPADLQAKIFQKAEDGARKCIVATNIAETSLTVDGIFYVIDSGYGKMKVYNPRMGMDALQVFPVSRAAADQRAGRAGRTGPGTCYRLYTESAYLNEMLPSPVPEIQRTNLGNVVLLLKSLKVENLLDFDFMDPPPQDNILNSMYQLWVLGALNNVGGLTELGWKMVEFPLDPPLAKMLLTGDLLGCLEEVLTIVSMLSVPSVFFRPKDRAEESDAARERFFVPESDHLTLYNVYQQWKQHDYRGDWCNDHYLHVKGLRKAREVRSQLLDILKTLKIPLTSCWPDTDIVRKAICSAYFHNAARLKGVGEYVNCRNGMPCHLHPSSALYGMGCNPEYVVYHELILTTKEYMQCATAVEPQWLAELGPMFFSVKDSDTSLLEHKKKQKQEKTAMEEEMENLKKVQAEVERERKQKEKEKTAKRQQQISMPGLQKGSSTFLRPKKFGL, encoded by the exons ATGGAG AAAGATAGAGCTTGTTCTGAAGTGGTTGACATAAACAAGACTACTACGACACTGGAACCAGAAAAACCTACCCGTGGTGGACTCTGTGTTTCTGGGAAGGATAGAGTGGTTTACGTGCCTCAAGAGAGAAAATCTCGTTTAG GACTTGATGCCCTTGCCAGTGCAAAACGGGGAGGGACTCACTATGATGGGGGATTCAAGTTGCCAAAAGAAAGAACCATATCCATTGCTGCATCTGCAGAAGATGAAGATAAGTCTGAGTCGACTGTTGTTGAAGAGAGTGAACAGGGTGCGATTGTCAGCACACACAGACACACTAGGAGATACCGTGAAACTACACATGCAG GAAGTTCTGTGACCGAAGATCACTATGGTGATACCAGCAAGATTCGTTCAACTGAGCAAGTGGTCTCAAAT GTTCCTCCATCACCTTCAGGAGGATATGACAGGGAGGATAACAGGAATGAGAGGAGGCATTTCAGGGATGATTCAAGAACTGGTAGTGGAAGAGTGCGGCATCGTAACTACTACGAGAGTAAGGGAGGATCTTATTCAGAAAGGGATTCACATAGTAGGTATGACCGTGATAATGGTAGAAAGCGAAGCAGATATGAAGATTCCAGGAGAACACCTG GCAGGTCTGACTGGGATGATGGCAGGTGGGATTGGGGTGAAAGTCCACGGAGGGACAGTGTCTCTAGTTCTAGACGTCATCAACCTTCACCATCCCCAATGTTTTTAGGTGCCTCACCGGATGCTCGATTAGTTTCACCATGGTTGGGGGGCAACACACCTCATTCATCCT TTAATTCATCTTCCCCCTGGGACCATGTTTCTCCATCTCCTATCCCAATACGTGCTTCTGGATATTCAGCCAAATCTTCTTCTGTTTCTAGACACAGTGGACGATCACATCAGCTGAATTTTTCATCTGAATCTTCAAATACGTTTCAG GATGAAGTGGCGGATAAGTCTGATTTGGGTGAAGACCACAAGTATGAGATTACTGAAAGCATGCGTTTGGAGATGGAATACGACGCTGACCGAGCATG GTATGACAGAGAGGAAGGTGGCACATTGTTTGATGGCGATAACTCATCACTTTTTCTTGGAGATGAAGCTTCCTTTCAGAAAAAAGAGGCTGAGTTGGCCAAGAGACTG GTTAGAAGAGATGGGACCAAGATGTCCCTTGCACAGAGCAAGAAGTTGTCCCAGCTGACAGCTGATAATGCTCAATGGGAGGATAGGCAACTGCTGAGATCTGGAGCTGTTAGAGGTACAGAGATTCAGACTGAATTCGATGATGAGGAAGAGCACAGAGTTATTCTTCTTGTTCATG ATACAAAGCCTCCTTTCCTTGATGGCAGAGTTGTTTTCACTAAGCAGGCTGAACCAATTATGCCATTAAAAGATCCAACATCTGACATGGCTATAATATCTCGTAAAGGGTCTACCCTGGTTAGAGAAATCCATGAGAAGCAGAGTATGAACAAGTCTCGCCAACGCTTTTGGGAGCTTGCAGGCTCAAAGCTTGGTGATATCTTGGGCGTTGAGAAAACAGCAGAGCAG ATTGATGCAGACACTGCTGAAGTGGGTGAAGATGGGGAAATTGATTTTAAGGAGGAGGCTAAGTTTTCACAGCATTTGAAGAAGGGGGGAGAAGCCGTGAGTGACTTTGCTAAGTCAAAAACCATTGCAGAGCAAAGACAATATCTGCCTATTTTTTCAGTGAGAGAAGATTTATTACAG GTGGTTCGTGAAAAtcaggtggtggtggtggttggAGAAACTGGTTCAGGAAAGACAACACAATTAACACAG TATCTGCATGAGGATGGTTATACTATAGGTGGTATAGTGGGTTGCACCCAACCAAGACGTGTGGCAGCTATGAGTGTTGCCAAGAGAGTTAGTGAAGAGATGGATACAGAGTTGGGTGATAAAGTTGGCTATGCAATACGTTTTGAAGATGTGACTGGGCCAAGTACCATTATAAAG TACATGACTGATGGTGTACTTCTACGTGAAACACTAAAAGATTCTGATCTAGACAAGTACCG GGTTATTGTCATGGATGAAGCCCATGAAAGATCATTAAACACTGATGTTCTTTTTGGAATATTGAAGAAAGTTGTAGCTCAACGTCGTGATTTCAAGCTGATCGTTACATCTGCAACTCTGAATGCAcagaaattttcaaatttttttggaAG TGTACCGATTTATAACATTCCTGGGCGAACATTTCCTGTTAATATATTATGGAGTAAAACTCCAGTTGAAGATTATGTTGAAGGTGCAGTGAAGCAGGCTATGACTATTCATATAACCAGTCCTCCTGGTGACATCCTTATCTTCATGACTGGCCAGGATGAGATTGAGGCAGCTTGTTATGCCCTTGCAGAGAGAATGGAGCAGATGATGTCGTCTTCAAATAAAGTTGTTCCAAAACTCTTGATTCTTCCCATATACTCTCAGCTTCCTGCCGATTTACAAGCTAAGATATTTCAGAAAGCTGAAGATGGAGCCCGAAAATGCATTGTAGCCACTAATATTGCTGAGACATCATTAACTGTTGATGGTATCTTCTATGTGATAGACTCAGGCTATGGTAAAATGAAGGTGTATAACCCTAGGATGGGCATGGATGCTCTCCAGGTCTTCCCTGTTAGCCGTGCTGCTGCTGACCAGCGTGCTGGTCGAGCTGGTAGAACTGGCCCTGGTACATGCTATAGGTTGTATACTGAGAGTGCTTACTTAAATGAAATGCTGCCCAGTCCTGTTCCAGAGATTCAGAGGACTAACCTTGGTAATGTGGTCTTGTTGCTAAAATCTCTGAAAGTTGAAAATCTACTTGATTTTGATTTCATGGATCCACCTCCGCAAGATAATATTCTCAATTCGATGTACCAATTGTGGGTGCTGGGTGCGCTTAACAATGTGGGGGGATTAACTGAGCTTGGGTGGAAAATGGTTGAATTTCCGCTTGACCCTCCACTTGCCAAGATGCTTTTGACGGGTGATCTGTTAGGGTGTCTTGAGGAGGTTTTGACAATTGTTTCCATGCTTTCTGTGCCATCTGTTTTCTTCAGACCCAAGGATCGGGCAGAGGAGAGTGATGCCGCGCGGGAAAGATTTTTTGTGCCAGAGTCTGATCATTTAACCCTGTACAACGTTTATCAGCAATGGAAACAGCATGATTACAGAGGTGATTGGTGCAATGATCATTACTTGCATGTCAAAGGTTTAAGAAAAGCTAGAGAGGTGAGATCCCAGTTGCTTGACATCCTCAAGACTTTAAAGATCCCCTTAACCTCATGTTGGCCTGATACAGACATTGTCAGAAAAGCAATTTGTTCTGCATATTTTCACAATGCAGCAAGGTTAAAGGGTGTGGGAGAGTATGTTAACTGCCGGAATGGGATGCCGTGTCATCTTCATCCCAGTAGTGCTCTCTATGGTATGGGCTGCAATCCTGAGTATGTGGTTTATCACGAGTTAATCCTGACCACGAAGGAGTACATGCAGTGTGCCACGGCAGTGGAGCCCCAGTGGCTGGCTGAGTTGGGACCCATGTTTTTCTCTGTTAAGGATTCTGATACATCATTACTGGAGCATAAGAAGAAACAGAAACAAGAGAAAACAGCCATGGAGGAGGAGATGGAGAACTTGAAGAAGGTACAGGCAGAGGTTGAGAGAGAAAGGAAAcagaaggagaaggaaaagacaGCTAAGCGTCAGCAGCAAATCTCCATGCCAGGATTACAAAAGGGTTCTTCCACATTCTTGAGACCAAAGAAGTTTGGTTTGTAA
- the LOC137817033 gene encoding UDP-glycosyltransferase 92A1 codes for MAEEKQEVVLFPFMAQGHIIPFLALALQLEKTTEKLNITIVNTSLNIRKLRSSLPPNSSIKLLEIPFTPSQHGLPPNTENTDTIPYNLVIRLIQASTTLKPAFADLLRNILVQNKTRKLLVVADFFLGWTAAVAKELGAFHVIFSACGGYGLACYYSLWLHLPHRRGDPAQEHLLLPDFPEARTIHRTQLPTNISEADGSDAWSVFQHQNLREWGNSDGVLFNTVDEFDSVGLGYFKRKLNRPVWAIGPILLSGTGSRGKGGGINPKLCAEWLDAKPSKSVLFVCFGSMNTISASQMMELGKALDRCGRSFIWVVRPPIGFDINSEFREDEWLPEGFVERARESGKGLVVRDWAPQVEILSHSAVSVFLSHCGWNSLLESLSEGVPILGWPMAAEQFYNCKLLEEEVGVCVEVARGKSSAVKCEDIAEKIGLVMGETEKGVAMRKKACYVRDLIRDALKDEDGFKGSSVKAMDHFLSSALS; via the coding sequence ATGGCAGAAGAAAAGCAAGAGGTGGTGCTGTTCCCGTTCATGGCCCAAGGGCACATCATCCCCTTCCTTGCATTGGCCCTGCAGTTAGAGAAAACAACAGAGAAGCTGAACATCACCATTGTCAACACCTCACTCAACATTCGCAAGCTAAGATCTTCTCTTCCACCAAACTCTTCCATAAAGCTTCTAGAAATCCCTTTCACTCCCTCCCAACACGGTCTCCCTCCCAACACAGAGAACACCGACACCATACCCTACAACCTCGTCATTCGCCTCATCCAAGCCTCCACCACCCTCAAACCCGCCTTCGCAGACCTCCTCCGCAACATCCTCGTACAAAACAAAACCCGCAAACTCCTCGTCGTCGCCGACTTCTTCCTCGGCTGGACCGCCGCCGTCGCCAAAGAGCTCGGCGCCTTCCACGTCATCTTCAGCGCGTGCGGCGGCTACGGCCTCGCCTGTTACTACTCCCTCTGGCTCCACCTCCCCCACCGCCGCGGGGACCCAGCGCAAGAACACCTCCTTTTGCCGGATTTTCCCGAAGCGCGTACCATTCACCGCACGCAGTTACCCACCAACATCTCAGAAGCCGATGGCTCCGACGCGTGGTCGGTGTTCCAACATCAGAATCTCCGCGAGTGGGGCAACTCGGACGGGGTTTTGTTCAACACGGTTGACGAGTTCGACTCGGTTGGACTGGGCTACTTCAAGAGAAAACTGAACCGGCCGGTATGGGCCATCGGCCCAATTCTTCTGTCCGGGACCGGTTCGCGCGGGAAAGGCGGCGGCATCAACCCGAAGCTCTGCGCCGAATGGCTCGACGCGAAGCCTTCGAAATCGGTTCTGTTCGTTTGCTTCGGGTCGATGAACACGATCTCCGCTTCGCAGATGATGGAGTTGGGGAAAGCATTGGATCGGTGCGGGAGGAGTTTCATCTGGGTTGTGAGACCGCCGATCGGGTTCGACATAAATTCGGAGTTCAGAGAAGATGAATGGTTACCGGAGGGTTTTGTGGAGAGGGCTCGGGAATCGGGGAAGGGTTTGGTGGTTCGCGATTGGGCGCCGCAGGTGGAGATTCTGTCGCATTCCGCGGTTTCGGTGTTTCTGAGTCACTGCGGGTGGAACTCGTTGCTGGAATCGCTGAGCGAGGGGGTGCCGATTCTGGGGTGGCCGATGGCGGCGGAGCAGTTTTACAACTGCAAGTTGTTGGAGGAAGAGGTTGGGGTTTGCGTGGAGGTTGCGAGAGGGAAGAGCAGTGCAGTGAAGTGTGAGGATATTGCAGAGAAAATTGGTTTGGTGATGGGTGAAACAGAGAAAGGGGTTGCGATGAGGAAGAAAGCTTGTTATGTTAGGGATCTGATTAGGGATGCCCTTAAAGATGAAGATGGATTTAAGGGCTCTTCTGTTAAGGCCATGGATCACTTCTTGTCTTCTGCTCTGTCCTAA